The Triticum aestivum cultivar Chinese Spring chromosome 3A, IWGSC CS RefSeq v2.1, whole genome shotgun sequence genome includes a region encoding these proteins:
- the LOC123062475 gene encoding phenylacetaldehyde reductase isoform X2 has product MALAGGDARGELVCVTGGSGFVGSWLVRLLLDRGYTVHATVQNLQDEGETKHLQALDGADTRLRLFQMDLLDPASVRPAVEGVHGVFHLASPVILQPAQDPENELLLPAVNGALNVLRAARDSGVKRVVMVSSQTAMCPTTADWPAGKVIDDDCWADVEILKKLELWYNVSKTLAEKAAWDFAGEEGLQLVVLNPGLVLGPTLTPAPTGSLRLLMLLLGGQKLDMEPFFVGCVDVRDVAQSLVVLYENPSAQGRHLCMESAVRLVDFHDELANLYPEFPVHRIQEDKQGWVVRSKAPSKKLIDLGVRFTPFDKTVRDTVDCLRSKGEI; this is encoded by the exons ATGGCGTTGGCCGGCGGAGATGCTCGCGGCGAGCTCGTCTGCGTCACCGGCGGCAGCGGCTTCGTCGGCTCCTggctcgtccgcctcctcctcgaccGCGGCTACACCGTCCACGCCACCGTCCAGAACCTCC AGGACGAGGGCGAGACCAAGCACCTGCAGGCTCTGGATGGCGCGGACACGCGGCTCCGGCTGTTCCAGATGGACCTCCTCGACCCCGCCTCCGTCCGGCCGGCGGTCGAGGGCGTCCACGGCGTCTTCCACCTGGCCTCCCCCGTGATACTGCAGCCCGCACAAGACCCCGAG AACGAGCTGCTGCTGCCGGCGGTCAATGGCGCGCTCAACGTCCTCCGCGCCGCCAGAGACAGCGGCGTCAAGCGTGTCGTGATGGTGTCTTCGCAGACGGCCATGTGTCCGACGACTGCCGACTGGCCTGCCGGCAAGGTCATAGACGACGACTGCTGGGCCGACGTTGAGATCCTCAAGAAACTCGAG CTTTGGTACAACGTCTCCAAAACGCTGGCGGAGAAGGCGGCGTGGGACTTCGCCGGAGAGGAAGGACTGCAGCTGGTTGTGCTGAATCCAGGGCTGGTGCTGGGCCCGACGTTGACCCCGGCACCTACTGGCAGTCTCCGTCTGCTGATGCTGCTTCTGGGAG GCCAGAAGCTCGACATGGAACCCTTCTTCGTCGGCTGCGTGGACGTCAGAGATGTGGCACAATCTCTGGTGGTGCTCTATGAGAACCCGTCGGCGCAGGGGCGCCACCTGTGCATGGAGTCCGCCGTACGCCTCGTCGATTTCCACGATGAACTTGCTAACCTTTACCCTGAATTCCCGGTTCACAG GATCCAGGAGGACAAACAGGGCTGGGTGGTGAGGTCGAAGGCTCCGTCCAAGAAATTGATCGATTTGGGCGTTCGTTTCACCCCATTCGACAAAACTGTCAGGGACACGGTGGATTGCCTAAGGAGCAAAGGAGAAATCTAG